Genomic DNA from Paenibacillus donghaensis:
GCGGACGTACGGAAATGTTCCGTCAATTGGGCTTCACCTACCGTGGGCTGGAGAGCAAGGGGGTGCTGCTCCCCGTGACCGCTGCAGATTTGCAATTTAAAAGTCCGGCGCGATATGATGATCTTATCACCGTATATGCGCGTCTGACTGTCTTCTCGGCACTGAGAGTCGCTTATGAATATGAAATCAGGCGGCTTCCGGCGCCGGAAGACAGCGGAATAGACCGTCCTCAGAACTCTGCGGAGATTGGAAGGGCGCTTGCTGACTATGAACCGCAAGGTCAGCTGCTGGTCACCGGTACAACCAGCCATGTCTGGCTGAACCGAGAGTGGAAGCCAACCCGGCTGGACCGGGCCCTTCCGGAGCTGTATCACGCTAT
This window encodes:
- a CDS encoding acyl-CoA thioesterase, which produces MESSRQGLPSRWYTSGFRVRYQESDQMGVVYHANYLNWFECGRTEMFRQLGFTYRGLESKGVLLPVTAADLQFKSPARYDDLITVYARLTVFSALRVAYEYEIRRLPAPEDSGIDRPQNSAEIGRALADYEPQGQLLVTGTTSHVWLNREWKPTRLDRALPELYHAITGALREERGAT